From the Bacteroidota bacterium genome, one window contains:
- a CDS encoding DUF3820 family protein — MDANPNLILQLVTMKMPFGKYKDTLLCNLPVAYLEWFNRKGFPEGKLGVLLQTIYEIKLNGLEKLLEPLKKK, encoded by the coding sequence ATGGATGCCAATCCCAACCTAATACTACAATTGGTTACAATGAAAATGCCTTTTGGGAAGTACAAAGACACACTTTTGTGCAATTTACCGGTGGCTTACCTGGAGTGGTTTAACCGAAAAGGTTTTCCGGAAGGTAAATTGGGTGTATTGCTTCAAACAATTTACGAAATAAAATTAAATGGACTTGAGAAACTACTTGAACCTTTAAAGAAAAAATAG